The following proteins are encoded in a genomic region of Leifsonia psychrotolerans:
- a CDS encoding aspartate aminotransferase family protein, translated as MTHESAPGRTKAVQPSEQSEAEVRANDRAHVFHSWSSQAQINPMPVASGAGATFWDYEGNAYLDFSSQLVNLNLGHQHPDLVASIQEQAGRQATIQPAMASDVRGELARRISEVAPGSLNKVLFTNGGADANEYAVRLARRVTGKRKVLSMYRSYHGSTATAISLTGDPRRWSNEPGDGSVAHFFGPYLYRSAFHATTEAEESARALEHLEQVIVLEGASTIGAIILETIVGTNGVLVPPAGYLPGVRALCDKYGIMYIADEVMVGFGRIGEWFAVNAFDVTPDLITFAKGVNSGYVPLGGVVISDEIASFFDNVPFPGGLTYSGHPLACAPGVATFDVFERDGILERVKDLGERVVAPTVQAWLASHPSVGDVRGTGLFWAIELVLDKATGEPLVPFNAAGADAAPMNAVAAACKAAGLWPFVHFNRLHIAPPLIISEEDLVRGLAIIDEALTVADGYVV; from the coding sequence ATGACGCACGAGAGTGCCCCCGGCCGCACGAAAGCAGTGCAGCCGTCCGAGCAGAGCGAAGCCGAGGTGCGCGCGAACGACCGTGCCCACGTCTTCCACTCCTGGAGCTCGCAGGCGCAGATCAACCCGATGCCCGTCGCATCCGGTGCCGGCGCCACCTTCTGGGATTACGAGGGCAACGCCTACCTCGATTTCAGCTCACAGCTGGTGAACCTGAACCTCGGCCACCAGCACCCCGACCTGGTTGCGTCCATCCAGGAGCAGGCTGGCCGTCAGGCCACCATTCAGCCGGCTATGGCCAGCGACGTGCGCGGCGAACTCGCCCGCCGTATCAGTGAGGTCGCTCCCGGCAGCCTCAATAAGGTTCTCTTCACCAACGGTGGAGCGGATGCCAATGAGTACGCCGTGCGTCTGGCTCGCCGGGTCACTGGCAAGCGCAAGGTGCTCTCGATGTACCGCAGCTACCACGGCTCGACCGCCACGGCGATCTCGCTGACCGGCGACCCGCGTCGCTGGTCGAACGAGCCGGGCGATGGTTCGGTCGCGCACTTCTTCGGCCCCTACCTCTATCGGTCCGCGTTCCACGCCACGACCGAGGCCGAAGAGAGCGCCCGCGCCCTCGAGCACCTCGAGCAGGTCATCGTGCTCGAAGGCGCCTCGACCATCGGCGCGATCATCCTCGAGACCATCGTCGGCACCAACGGCGTGCTCGTGCCGCCGGCCGGCTACCTGCCGGGCGTGCGCGCCCTGTGCGACAAGTACGGCATCATGTACATCGCCGACGAGGTCATGGTGGGCTTCGGTCGCATCGGCGAGTGGTTCGCGGTCAACGCGTTCGACGTCACCCCCGATCTGATCACCTTCGCGAAGGGCGTCAACTCGGGTTATGTGCCGCTCGGCGGCGTGGTGATTTCGGATGAGATCGCTTCGTTCTTCGACAATGTGCCCTTCCCCGGCGGTCTCACTTACTCGGGCCACCCGCTGGCCTGCGCCCCCGGAGTCGCGACGTTCGACGTGTTCGAACGTGACGGCATCCTGGAGCGTGTGAAGGATCTGGGCGAGCGTGTCGTCGCCCCGACCGTGCAGGCGTGGCTTGCGAGCCACCCGTCGGTCGGCGACGTCCGTGGCACCGGACTGTTCTGGGCGATCGAACTCGTGCTCGACAAGGCCACGGGCGAACCTCTGGTTCCGTTCAACGCAGCCGGCGCGGATGCTGCGCCGATGAACGCTGTCGCCGCGGCGTGCAAGGCGGCCGGCCTCTGGCCGTTCGTGCACTTCAACCGTCTGCACATCGCTCCCCCGCTGATCATCTCCGAAGAGGACCTGGTGCGCGGTCTCGCCATCATCGACGAGGCACTCACGGTGGCGGACGGCTACGTCGTCTAA